In the Leptotrichia sp. oral taxon 223 genome, GCAAAATTCATAGGGCCAAAAACATGTATTGAAATTTGGAGAAAATGGGGAGTGCCTGAAGACAGACTTGTACAAATGAAACCAGGAGATGAAATAGTAATCAAAGATGCGAAAATAAAAGCATTGGAATCATTTGACAGAACTATGCTTTTAACAGTTGCTGAAGATGTAACATTAAAAGGAAATTTACCGCCTGAAATGGATGAAATGGCAGTAAACTATCTAGTTGAAACAACTGGCGGAAATATTTACAATGCAGGAGATTCGCACCATTCAAACTATTTTGTAAAACATGGAAATGAAAACAAAGTGGACGTGGCATTTGTAGGGTATGGAGAAAACCCTAGAGGAATGACAGATAAATTGACTTCTTCAGATGTGCTAAGAGTGGCAGAAGAATTAAAGACACAAGTAGTTATTCCATTACACCATGACATCTGGTCTAATTTTATGGCTGATCCGAAAGAAATCACTTTATTGTGGAATTACAGAAAAGACAGAATGAAATATGAATTTAAGCCATACATATGGCAGCCTGGAGGGAAATTTGTATTCCCTGATAATAAAGACGATATGGAATATATGTACAGAAGAGGATTTGAAGACGCATTCACAATAGAGCCTGATTTGCCATTTAAATCATTCTTATAATAATGATATAAAAATCATATCACATAAAAACTAATATTTAAATATAGAAATTACAATTTAGAAGGAGAAGGAAATCATGGAGTTCTTAATGTTAATTGGAAAGTGGTTTGCACAAAATATTTTGACAAAGCCTGAGTTTTTTGTAGGTTTGTTAGTTTTCTTCGGATACTTGTTCATGGGGAAAAAAATCTATGAAGCAATCGGAGGATTTATTAAAGCGACAGTTGGATATATGATATTAAATGTAGGGGCTAAAGGGCTAGTTGTAACTTTTAGACCTATACTGGAAGCGCTGGGAAAAGAATTTCAGTTAAAAGCGGCGGTTATTGATCCATATTTTGGATTGCAGGCAGTAGAAGCGGCGTTAAAAACAATAGGGCAGACAACAGCTTCGGTTATGACGGCTTTATTAATAGGGTTTATTTTAAATATACTGCTAGTATTGTTTAGAAAAATAACTAAAATCAGAACATTATTCATAACAGGGCATATTATGCAGCAGCAAGCACAAACAGCTACTTGGATGTTATTCTTTTTATTCCCGCAGTTCAGAAATGTTACGGGAGTAGTGTTAATCGGTATATTTGTTGGAATTTACTGGGCTGTAGGATCTAACTTGTCAGTAGAGCCTACTCAAAGATTGACTGAAAATGCAGGATTTGCGATAGGGCATCAGCAAATGTTCGCAGTATGGGCAGCTGATAAATTGGCGCCAAAATTGGGAAATCCTAAAAAACGTTTAGATGATTTGAAATTGCCAAATTGGCTTTCAATGCTGCATGACGATATTATTTCAACAGGGTTAATAATGATGATATTCTTTGGCGGAATAATGCTAGTTTTAGGGCCTAACCATTTTACATCTATAAAAGGTGGAGATATAGTAAGCGCATACGATCCTAAAAAACTATGGTTCGGAACTTACGTCATATCGACAACATTGTCATTTGCAGTTTATTTAACAATATTGAAAACAGGTGTTAGAATGTTCGTATCAGAACTTACAGTGTCATTCCAAGGAATCTCAAATAAAATTTTACCAGGATCATTCCCAGCGGTTGACTGTGCGGCAACATATGGATTCGGATCACCAAGCGCGGTATTGTTTGGATTTTTAGTAGGAACAGTGGCTCAATTTATTTCAATAGCGCTGTTACTGATATTTAAATCTCCAATATTCATTATAACAGGATTCGTTCCAGTATTCTTTGACAATGCGACAATCGCAGTATTTGCAGATAAACGTGGCGGTGCAAGGGCGGCATTTATTTTATCAGCATTATCAGGAGTATTGCAGGTATTCTTAGGAGCGGCGGCAGTAATATTGTTCGGATTATCCGATTTTGGAGGATGGCATGGAAATATAGATCAAAGTACACTGTGGCTTGGACAAGGATTTATAATGAAATATTTAGGAATAATAGGATATGTGCTAGTAATTGTTACAATGCTAATAATTCCTCAAATTCAATATGCAAAATCTAAAAATAAAGAGCAGTATTATGAAGGAACTGTAGATTTGGAAGAAAATTAAGAATTTTAATAAAAAAATAAAAATAAAGAAAGAAGTGATCATAAATGATTAAAGTATTAGCAGTTTGCGGAAGCGGAATGGGAACAAGTATGATTATGAAATTAAAAGTTGGAAAAGTATTGCAAAAATTGGGAGTACAGGCAGATGTAAATTCATGCAGCCTGGGAGAAGCTAAATCAGGACTTTCAAATTATGACTTGGTTATTGCCTCAACTCATATTGCGCCTGAATTAAAAGGCGGACCAAATACAAAAATAGTTGGACTTTTAAATTTACTTGATGAAAAAGAGCTTGAAAGTAAATTAAAAGAAGCTGGAATTGCATAAGAAAAACTGTATATTAAATAAGGAGGAAAACTTTTTATGAATTTATTGGATTCCTTGAAGGAAAATAATTCTGTTGTGCTGCAGCAGGAGGCAGATAGCTGGGAAGAGGCTATAAAAACGTGCATGGCTCCACTTGCAGCAAATAATTCAATAGAACAAAAATATATTGAAAGCATAATAGAAAGAACAAAAGAACTGGGGCCATTTTATATATTGGCACCAGGATTAGCAATGCCGCATGAAAGACCTGAAATGGGAGTAAATAAGAGTTCTTTCAGTTTTATAACATTAAAGGAACCAGTGTCATTTCCAGATGGACAGGAAGTTGACATATTAATTGGACTGGCCGCTGAAAATGCAGAAGTTCACGCAGGTGAAGCTATTCCTCAAATAGTGATGCTTTTTGATGACGAGGAAATTTTTGATAAAATTAGAAAAGCAAAAAAACCGGAAGACATTTATAAATTGATAGAAGAAAAAGTATAAAATAGGAGGAGAAAACAAATGGCAAAACCATTATTACAAGTAGCATTAGATCATTCTGACTTAAAAGGTGCAATAAAAGCGGCAGTATCAGTTGGAAAAGAAGTTGATGTGATAGAAGCTGGAACTGTGTGTTTATTACAAGTTGGGAGCGAATTAGTGGAAGTACTGAGAAACTTGTTTCCTGAAAAAATAATAGTGGCAGATACAAAATGCGCAGATGCAGGAGGAACAGTTGCTAAAAATAATGCAGTTCGTGGAGCGGACTGGATGACATGTATCTGTTCTGCTACAATTCCTACAATGAAAGCGGCGTTAAAAGCTATAAAGGAAGTGCGTGGAGAACGAGGAGAAATTCAAGTGGAACTGTATGGCGACTGGACTTATGAACAAGCTCAGCTTTGGCTAGATGCGGGAATTAATCAGGCTATTTACCATCAAAGCAGAGATGCCTTGCTGGCTGGAGAAACTTGGGGAGAAAAAGACTTGACTAAAGTCAAGAAATTAATTGAAATGGGATTCAAGGTTTCTGTAACAGGAGGGTTAAATACAGATACGCTTAAATTATTTGAAGGTGTTGATGTATTTACATTTATTGCAGGACGTGGAATTACTGAAGCGGATGATCCGGCAGCGGCGGCAAGAGCATTTAAAGCAGAAATTGATAAATATTGGAAATAATCTTGAAAAATTTTAAAATTAAACATTTTTACCCTTAAGTATTCATTTTATAAATTTTAAATAGAAATGGTTAATCTGGATACTTGAGGGTAGAGTTTTTAAAGATTGCTGAACAATTTAAATAAAATAGAGGAGTAATATGAAAAATTTAAACAAATTAAATTTGGGAATATATGAAAAGGCTCTTCCTAAGGATATTGACTGGGTGGAAAGAATAAAGCTGGTTAAGGAATGTGGTTATGATTTTGTGGAAATTTCGATAGATGAAACTGACGAAAGGCTTGCAAGGCTGGACTGGACTAATGATGAAATAAACAGGATTCATAAGGCGTTAATAGATACAGGAGTTAGAATTCCGTCAATGTGCTTTAGTGGACATAGAAGATTTCCAATGGGAAGCATGGATGAAAAGATTAGGGAAAAGGCTATGGAGCTTATGCAAAAGGCAATAATCTTTACAGATAAAATGGGAATTAGAACGATTCAGATGGCTGGATACGATGTTTATTACGAAACAGGCAACGAGCAGACTAAAAAATATTTTACTGAAAACTTGAAAAAAGCAGTAGAATGGGCTTCTTCATATAATGTAACATTGTCAATAGAAATTATGGATCATCCATTTATAAATTCCATTTCAAAATATATGGAATATGCCAATATAATTAAATCTCCATGGTTAAAGGTTTATCCTGATGTAGGAAATTTGACGGCATGGCCTGAAAATGACACGCTGAAAGAATTGGAACTTGGAATAAAAAATGGAGAAATAACAGGAATCCATTTGAAAGACACTTTAGCAGTAACTGACACTTTTGAAGGGAAATTTAAGGAAGTGCCTTTTGGAGAAGGATGTGTAGATTTTCCAAAAGTATTTAAAAAATTAAAGGAATTAAATTATAAAGGACCTTTTTTGATAGAAATGTGGACTGAAAAATCGGATAATCCAATTGAGGAAGTAAAAAAGGCAAAGCAATGGATGCTGGATAAAATGAAGGAAGGTGGATTTATCTAATGCTGGAAAAATTAAAGGAGCAAGTATTTAAGGCAAATTTAGAATTGCCAAAAAAAGGGCTAGTATTATTTACTTGGGGAAATGTGAGCGGAATTGACAGGGGAAAAAATCTAATTGTTATAAAACCTAGCGGTGTGGACTATGAAACAATGAAAGTGGAAGATATGGTAGTGGTGGATCTGGATGGAAATGTTGTGGAAGG is a window encoding:
- the ulaG gene encoding L-ascorbate 6-phosphate lactonase, with the protein product MSKVDEVTRESWILGTFPEWGTWLNEEIAETVVKPNTVAMWWLGNMGLWIKTEGNANIAMDIWVATGKRSQKNKLMKPKHQHQRAVGCVALQPNLRLTPCVIDPFAIEGLDALLATHSHSDHIDVNVAAAVVKNCPEAKFIGPKTCIEIWRKWGVPEDRLVQMKPGDEIVIKDAKIKALESFDRTMLLTVAEDVTLKGNLPPEMDEMAVNYLVETTGGNIYNAGDSHHSNYFVKHGNENKVDVAFVGYGENPRGMTDKLTSSDVLRVAEELKTQVVIPLHHDIWSNFMADPKEITLLWNYRKDRMKYEFKPYIWQPGGKFVFPDNKDDMEYMYRRGFEDAFTIEPDLPFKSFL
- a CDS encoding PTS ascorbate transporter subunit IIC, which encodes MEFLMLIGKWFAQNILTKPEFFVGLLVFFGYLFMGKKIYEAIGGFIKATVGYMILNVGAKGLVVTFRPILEALGKEFQLKAAVIDPYFGLQAVEAALKTIGQTTASVMTALLIGFILNILLVLFRKITKIRTLFITGHIMQQQAQTATWMLFFLFPQFRNVTGVVLIGIFVGIYWAVGSNLSVEPTQRLTENAGFAIGHQQMFAVWAADKLAPKLGNPKKRLDDLKLPNWLSMLHDDIISTGLIMMIFFGGIMLVLGPNHFTSIKGGDIVSAYDPKKLWFGTYVISTTLSFAVYLTILKTGVRMFVSELTVSFQGISNKILPGSFPAVDCAATYGFGSPSAVLFGFLVGTVAQFISIALLLIFKSPIFIITGFVPVFFDNATIAVFADKRGGARAAFILSALSGVLQVFLGAAAVILFGLSDFGGWHGNIDQSTLWLGQGFIMKYLGIIGYVLVIVTMLIIPQIQYAKSKNKEQYYEGTVDLEEN
- a CDS encoding PTS sugar transporter subunit IIB; amino-acid sequence: MIKVLAVCGSGMGTSMIMKLKVGKVLQKLGVQADVNSCSLGEAKSGLSNYDLVIASTHIAPELKGGPNTKIVGLLNLLDEKELESKLKEAGIA
- a CDS encoding PTS sugar transporter subunit IIA — protein: MNLLDSLKENNSVVLQQEADSWEEAIKTCMAPLAANNSIEQKYIESIIERTKELGPFYILAPGLAMPHERPEMGVNKSSFSFITLKEPVSFPDGQEVDILIGLAAENAEVHAGEAIPQIVMLFDDEEIFDKIRKAKKPEDIYKLIEEKV
- a CDS encoding 3-keto-L-gulonate-6-phosphate decarboxylase UlaD, with product MAKPLLQVALDHSDLKGAIKAAVSVGKEVDVIEAGTVCLLQVGSELVEVLRNLFPEKIIVADTKCADAGGTVAKNNAVRGADWMTCICSATIPTMKAALKAIKEVRGERGEIQVELYGDWTYEQAQLWLDAGINQAIYHQSRDALLAGETWGEKDLTKVKKLIEMGFKVSVTGGLNTDTLKLFEGVDVFTFIAGRGITEADDPAAAARAFKAEIDKYWK
- a CDS encoding L-ribulose-5-phosphate 3-epimerase encodes the protein MKNLNKLNLGIYEKALPKDIDWVERIKLVKECGYDFVEISIDETDERLARLDWTNDEINRIHKALIDTGVRIPSMCFSGHRRFPMGSMDEKIREKAMELMQKAIIFTDKMGIRTIQMAGYDVYYETGNEQTKKYFTENLKKAVEWASSYNVTLSIEIMDHPFINSISKYMEYANIIKSPWLKVYPDVGNLTAWPENDTLKELELGIKNGEITGIHLKDTLAVTDTFEGKFKEVPFGEGCVDFPKVFKKLKELNYKGPFLIEMWTEKSDNPIEEVKKAKQWMLDKMKEGGFI